CAGAGAAAGAGAGACCTCAAGACAGATGGAGACTCAGACAGGAGCTGAGAGTCCCCGGGACAGACTTAACTGCTTCACCCCTCCCCTGGAGCTATTTTCAGAAGGAAAACTGACACCCGCCttggtgggtggggtgggcaggggtcaTCCCATACCCCTCCGTAAGCCTAAATATAGCATGGCAAGGTGGCAGGAAGGGTGTCCCCGGATTAGGGTGTTCCCCACTCTGCTCCCTATCCCGGGCCAAGGCGACGTAGAAGGTGGCTGCGGTTGTTTattgggatgggggaggggcccTGCCCACAGGAGCGTCCACTGGAGTCACTTCCCAGACCTCTCCAGGCTTCCCCCATCCCTAAGTATCCTACCTGCCCCACCCCCTACCAGAAGAAGTCTATGGAACTTCCATTCTCCGATGGGGTAGTAGGGGTGAGATAGAGACTTTCCGGGTCTCTATCTCCCTCTGTCTGGGTCCCTGTCCCATCTGTGTCCCCTGTCCctctcctctggatgtctgcccCTTTCTCTGGGTCTTTGCCCCCTCTCCTTGTCTCTTACCCTCTCCCGGGGCgctgccctcttctctcctcctctcccttctccccttggGTGTCTCTGTCCACTGTTCATATGTCTTGTCCTCTTTGGGTCCCTGTGCTGGGCTCCGTGCCTGCCTCCCAGACTCTGTCTTGTGTCGTGTCACTGCGATGtagggaggggggggggggtgtctgtctccatttctgtctccaaacGTGCCTTTCCCTCCCTTTCAGAGAGAAGtgttaaattattttaaggtTACATTATTTTCGACCTTTATCAAACGCTTCCCACAATCTGTACCTTCTTCTATCTCTCTGTGTAAAAAGGTGGTTGGATTAAATCGGGGGTTTCCAAACTGAATTTGTTAGCTGCAGACCGTGTTACCAAGAGAGATTCCATAAAGGGTAGGTTCCCCTCAGACCAGTTCAAACACTCTGATGTGTCACACTGGTGCTAAGTAAGATTTCATttgaacaaaaaagaaaggggtggggggtgtctctagctaaaaataacaacaagaaGTCTCTGTAAACCACTGGAtggattttaataaattaatacaaGTACTTTGAATTAATacaagtacctggcacataggaagCCCTATATGTGTTAGTGATTTcactgtcctcctcctcctccaaatgCCCTTTTAGTACTGAAAGATCTCTGACCTTGGGTAACCCcctcccctctgagcctcagtttcctcatttgtgagaAATGAAGCTGTTAAGTTCAGTGCTGATCAGCAGGCTGATGGGCACACGTGGGATCAGGCAGCTGGCCACAagtcctgccccctgccccaacTGGAACATTCCACACGACCTCGGGAAGCCCCTCCCATGCTTTGAGATGCTGGTTTCTCCCCAGGGAAATAAAGTGGGCCCTGCAGTTTGTCTGATACACTTCTTGAACCATGGGAGGGGTGGCGTACCCAATTGGGGATCTTTGTGAGATTCCATGGGTGCATATCTCTTGGGTTCAGGGGCACtgactttttctgcctttttcctttttggttctctttctctggggTGCTCTGGCCTCTTTTCCAATTCTAGATTTCTGTCCCTCTCATTCTGGATGCCTGACACCCGCCCCCTCTGGGTCTCTGTCTTCCCTCTCTCAggatcttttttcccctctttggatttccctttctctctctaggTCTCTATACTTCCCCAGCTCTCTATCCCCCTCCTCTGGGTTTCTATCCCCCAATCAGGTCTGAACAGAGTACAGTTTCTACCCCTTttgccttcccttgtggctctgatCTCCATGCCTGAAAGCAAAACTCTAGGGGAAGACAGATAAAGAAGGGGTTGGTTTGAATGGCAAAACAAGGCAGGTGTGTGGTAAACGGAAGGGGTATCTACATCTTGCTAGTTCACCCAGAAGCCCTCTGCATGACCAACTGAATCTAGATACAGAAACCAGCCCTGCCCCTCCTTATAGTGATGACACTGAGCAAACCAGTTCAGTTGGTCTCCTAGAGTCCACACACTACATTTGCTCCTTGACACATGATTACTTCCTAGTCCTATTATCCCTAGGTCCACTAAATGCAAGCAAACCAACATGGCCCTATAGACCTCATACATACACTGCAACTCAACCCAACATTCCTACAGGACTCAGCGAACACACCTTGATGTAACTCAACTCAGTTTTATGTCCCAAGTGAACCAGCCCTATGAGACTCACATGATTATACAACTCATTATGATCCAACTTAATGTTGCCCTGGAAAATTTCTAGCCACATAAAGCTATGCAATTCAACATGACAGAACCCTGAAACACTCCTACGCATTTACATTCCAACCCAACTTGACCTCATATGACCTAGAAAGCTCACATTCTATCACTTGACTCTTCGTATTTCTACATGGCTCACAAGTTCACAGAACCTAAAATAACATGGCCCTAGAAGAATCACAGAGCCACTCAGTTTCCAATGTCTCAACTCAACTCGACAACACCATGCATGAACACACAATCAGTTCCAACAATGCCATGGGTGACCACCTTACTTGATCCAACATGGCCCCAGGGGTCTCATAAAACCACAGAACCCTGCACAATGCTGTTGGACAAGACTCCCAACCCAACATGGAAGCAAGAAACTCACAAAACTATGTGACCAAGCCTATCTCAATACTACCCCAAAAGGCTCCACAAGCATTGTACAACCGAGTGCAGTACAAACCAATGGAGCCTCCATCTCAACTCAGTATAACCCATTGCCATTCACTGTCACTGCAGGAGGTACCCACAGGAGCTACCAATCCGCAACTCAAGACCCAATAAGACTTAGTGTTCCCCAGTTCATTACCACGTAGCTTAGTTCATCCTAGAAACAATACCCTCCCCCTaacttttccctcctcccttcccgccctcCCTCCAAGGAAATGTGAGGTCCTGCAGACCTCAACTGTCCCTCACACTTCGGTGACCATATGTTTCCCAGGGGGGGCCCAGAGTGGAGGTGGCAGCTCAGACACCTCTGGATCCACCAACCCCCCATTGACCTTGCCCTCCAAGGGGCCACAGGGCTGCGTGTCCACGTGGCTGTACATCCCAGCCTCTTCGTCATCTGTCTCCCGGTGGTAAAAGTAGCTGAAGTTGGAGACAATGACTGGCACAGGTAGGGAAATGGTCAGCACTCCGGCGATGGCACACAGAGAGCCCACTATCTTGCCACCCACAGTGACGGGTGCCATGTCTCCATAGCCAACTGTGGTCATAGTGACCACCGCCCACCAGAAGGATTCAGGGATGCTGGTGAAATGGGAGTCGGCCCGATCCACCTCGGCAAAATAGACTGCGCTGGAGAAGAGGACCACACcaatgaagaggaagaagatgaggAGGCCTAGCTCGCGCATGGAGGCCCTTAAGGTCTGGCCCAAGATCTGCAGGCCCTTTGAGTGCCTGGAGAGCTTGAAGATGCGGAAGACGCGTACCAGTCGGATGACTCGCAGGATGGCCAGCGACATGGCTGGCTGGCCCACTCCCCGCTGCCGGGCCAGCTCAGTACCCAGTGCCACAAAGTAGGGTAGGATGGCCACGAAATCGATGAGGTTCATCACATTCTTGAAGAAGGCTGTCTTGCTTGGGCAGGCCACCAGGCGCACCAGCAGTTCGAAGGAGAACCAACAGATGCACAGAGTCTCCACCACAAAGAACGGGTCATCGAAGGGCAAGCGAGGCGGGGGTCCAGGCACTGGGCTGGAGCCGTTCAGCCGAGCTGGGAACTGCAGGGAGGAAGGGATTCAGGAAGGACCATGCCAGGGTTGGGACACACTGGAATGGCCATTATTTGCGGGTTAAATATTCAAATACTTCTTTACAAATTGGCCAATAGCCGCTGTCTCCAGAACCCCGCTGACCCAGTTGGCAGAGCCTTCCTACTAGGACCCCAGGGATCATCCCTGTAAGGCGGACTTTAGGATCCCTGATCCTTCATTGGCAGGGTCTCCTGAAACGATGCTAGAGTGGAGCTCAACCTCATCCCTTCCGAAATCCCGCCCACAGGGTTGAATTTCCAGATGGGGAGAGTCCCAGTTCTGGCCTCACTCCCTTAGGCCTCGCCCTCCCCAAACTCAGCCCAGACCGTGATGGTTAAAGACCTTATCTTTAATGCCAAAACCCGGGCTCCTCCTCTCACTAACTTCATTTCAACTTTCTTTACGATGGAGGCCTCTtaccccagcccccaggccccacccctctATCTCCACCTCCCTAGGTGGCTTTCTTCAGATCCCAGCCCTCAGTGCCTGCAGTCCCATCCTTCCCATCGGTTACTGCCAGCCGCACAGACGGCCGACTTTTCAGTTTCTCCTTACCCTTCAGTTTTGATTTCTTAATAcacctttcctcctgccctccacaggCCGGGTTTCTCACCTACCTCAACTCTCACCTTCTGATAAGGCAGATCCTCCTATTCAGATCCTCAGGTCCCTCCCCATTAAGCTATATACATTTCCCTTCCCCAGCCCAGATTTTAATGATAGAATCCCCTAGTTGGGCGCTGTCCCTGGCTTGCTCCCCCTctcacagcttcccaggtggcgctagcggtaaagaacctgcctcccagggcaggagacttaagagacagagGGTCTATCcaagggtggggaagatcttctgcagaaggaaatggcaacccactccggtattcttgcctgggaaatcccacgaacagaggagcctggctggctacggtccatagggtggcaaagagtcggacatgactgaagcaatttagcacgcacAGCCCCTCGCCCCCAATTCTGATTCGTTTGGTTTTCCGACCCCAATGCCCTGCCCACGCACGGCCAGGCCCCACCTTCCTGAGAAGCCCCGCCTCCCAATGCCCCTTACCCCACCTTATGATTGGCCAGAACCCCGTGGACGCGACCCACCTCCTCCCAAACCCCGCCCCGCCAACACTCAGGCCCCGCCCCCTTACCGGGCCAGCGGCGGCCACCGCCGCGAGCGTCGGGTTGTCGCGGTCGTCGCGAAAGTCGGGTAGCGTCTCGAGGCAGAAGACGACGATGGAGACGAGGATGACAAGCACCGAGACGACGGCGAGCACGCGCGCCGCCTGCGAGCTCTCGGGGAACTCGAAGAGCAGCCAGAGTTGGCGCGCGAAGGCGTGGCGGGGCAGGGGGCGCTCGGTAGGCAAGGGGCAGCCCTCATCCTCGCGCAGGCGCGCTAGTGCCGCGCCGCCCAGCCCGTAgaaggccacctcctccaggaagacgtCGAGCGGCACGTGCGCCGGCCGCCGCAGCCGCCCGCCCGACTGGTAGTAGTAGAGGACTGCGTCGAAGCTGGGCCGATGCCGATCGAAGAAGTACTCGCGGCGCGCGCCGTCGTAGAAGCGGCTGCGGCGCACCGGGTCCCCGAGCAGCGTGTC
The genomic region above belongs to Budorcas taxicolor isolate Tak-1 chromosome 18, Takin1.1, whole genome shotgun sequence and contains:
- the KCNA7 gene encoding potassium voltage-gated channel subfamily A member 7, whose product is MEPGCPPPCGCCERVVLNVAGLRFETRARTLGRFPDTLLGDPVRRSRFYDGARREYFFDRHRPSFDAVLYYYQSGGRLRRPAHVPLDVFLEEVAFYGLGGAALARLREDEGCPLPTERPLPRHAFARQLWLLFEFPESSQAARVLAVVSVLVILVSIVVFCLETLPDFRDDRDNPTLAAVAAAGPFPARLNGSSPVPGPPPRLPFDDPFFVVETLCICWFSFELLVRLVACPSKTAFFKNVMNLIDFVAILPYFVALGTELARQRGVGQPAMSLAILRVIRLVRVFRIFKLSRHSKGLQILGQTLRASMRELGLLIFFLFIGVVLFSSAVYFAEVDRADSHFTSIPESFWWAVVTMTTVGYGDMAPVTVGGKIVGSLCAIAGVLTISLPVPVIVSNFSYFYHRETDDEEAGMYSHVDTQPCGPLEGKVNGGLVDPEVSELPPPLWAPPGKHMVTEV